From Helicobacter sp. MIT 21-1697, a single genomic window includes:
- the rplT gene encoding 50S ribosomal protein L20, whose translation MRVKTGVVRRRRHKKILKLARGFYSGRRKHFRKAKEQLERSMCYAFRDRKQKKRDFRRLWITRINAACKMNGVSYSRFIHALKLANIELDRKTLADMAMNDINAFNAVLASVQDKLK comes from the coding sequence ATGAGAGTAAAAACAGGCGTTGTCCGAAGAAGAAGACATAAAAAGATTCTAAAACTTGCGCGAGGCTTTTACAGCGGACGCCGCAAACATTTTAGAAAAGCAAAAGAACAGCTTGAACGCAGTATGTGCTATGCTTTCCGCGATAGAAAGCAAAAGAAACGCGATTTTAGGCGATTATGGATTACGCGCATTAATGCTGCGTGTAAAATGAATGGAGTAAGCTATTCACGCTTTATACACGCTCTTAAACTTGCAAATATTGAGCTTGATAGAAAAACGCTTGCAGATATGGCAATGAATGACATAAATGCATTTAATGCTGTCCTTGCGAGTGTCCAAGATAAACTCAAATAA
- the rpmI gene encoding 50S ribosomal protein L35, translating into MPKMKTNRGAAKRFKFKKNAIKRGSAFKNHILTKKSPQRKANLNAPKYVHSTNVDSVKSLLCMV; encoded by the coding sequence ATGCCAAAGATGAAGACAAATCGCGGTGCAGCAAAACGATTTAAGTTTAAGAAAAATGCAATTAAACGTGGTAGTGCGTTTAAAAATCATATCTTAACAAAAAAATCACCTCAACGCAAAGCAAACTTGAATGCACCAAAATATGTTCACAGCACTAATGTTGATTCTGTAAAAAGCCTACTTTGTATGGTTTAG
- the infC gene encoding translation initiation factor IF-3 has product MSKEEVLLNEEIDFKEVRCVSDSGEVYGIISSKEALNLANKAGLDLVLISPNAKPPVCKIMDYGKFRYQAEKKQKEARKKQKQIEIKEIKLSTQIAQNDINYKVKHAIEFLESGKHVKFKVFLKQRELNIPDAGMETLGKVALMLEDIATAEKEPKLEGKYLNVLYVPKKKDKH; this is encoded by the coding sequence TTGAGCAAAGAAGAAGTATTACTCAATGAGGAGATAGATTTTAAAGAAGTGCGTTGCGTAAGTGATAGTGGTGAAGTGTATGGCATTATTTCATCTAAAGAAGCTTTGAATCTCGCCAACAAGGCTGGGCTTGATTTAGTACTCATTTCACCCAATGCTAAGCCACCTGTGTGTAAAATAATGGACTATGGTAAGTTTCGTTACCAAGCTGAAAAAAAACAAAAAGAGGCGCGCAAAAAGCAAAAGCAAATTGAGATTAAAGAGATTAAGCTCTCAACGCAAATTGCCCAAAACGACATTAATTATAAAGTAAAACACGCGATTGAATTTTTAGAATCTGGCAAACACGTGAAATTTAAAGTATTTCTCAAACAGCGCGAACTCAATATTCCTGATGCAGGAATGGAGACACTTGGCAAAGTCGCGCTGATGCTTGAAGATATTGCCACGGCAGAAAAAGAGCCCAAACTAGAGGGAAAATACCTCAATGTGCTGTATGTGCCAAAGAAAAAAGATAAACACTAA